Proteins from a genomic interval of Zonotrichia leucophrys gambelii isolate GWCS_2022_RI chromosome 5, RI_Zleu_2.0, whole genome shotgun sequence:
- the RAG2 gene encoding V(D)J recombination-activating protein 2 has product MAQSTDRMSLQMVSTVSNSSLVQPGFSLLNFEGHVFFFGQKGWPKRSCPTGVFLLDIKQNELKMKPVFFSKDSCYLPPLRYPALCSLRSDARADEYQYIIHGGKTPNNDLSDKIYFISLVSKTSKKMTFQCIEKDLGGDVPEARYGHTINVVHSRGKSISVLFGGRSYTPLAQRTTETWNSVVDCLPSVFLIDFEFGCCTSYMLPELQDGLSFHVSIAKDDTIYILGGHSLQNNTRPTNLYKLKIDLPLGSPAVTCTVLSGGISVSSAIVTQISDTEFVLVGGYLSDNQKRLACNTIVLEDNKIEIVENVGPEWTPDIKHCRMWFGCDMGEGSVLLGIPGANKQIIPDANYFYILRCKGAEEDKEEEVMTQTCSQTSSEDPGDSTPFEDSEEFCFSAEANSFDADDADTYNEDDEEDESETGYWITCCASCNIDINTWVPFYSTELNKPAMILCSSGAGHWVHAQCMDLSETMLLRLSEANVKYFCNKHIDLNKGLQTPQKVACLKKPPMKPLRKKKPVKLSTSAKKSFLRRLFE; this is encoded by the coding sequence ATGGCCCAGTCAACAGACAGAATGTCCCTGCAGATGGTATCCACCGTCAGTAACTCATCCTTGGTTCAGCCGGGCTTCTCTCTCCTGAATTTTGAGGggcatgttttcttttttggtcaGAAAGGATGGCCAAAGAGATCCTGCCCCACTGGTGTTTTCCTTCTCGATATAAAGCAGAATGAGCTCAAAATGAAACCTGTCTTCTTCTCCAAAGACTCATGTTACCTTCCCCCTCTCCGCTACCCTGCTCTTTGCTCGCTCAGAAGCGATGCAAGGGCTGATGAGTACCAGTACATCATCCATGGTGGTAAAACACCTAACAATGACCTTTCTGATAAGATTTACTTTATAAGTTTGGTTAGCAAAACTAGCAAGAAAATGACATTCCAATGCATTGAGAAGGACCTGGGTGGAGATGTGCCTGAAGCTAGATATGGGCATACAATTAACGTAGTTCACAGCCGGGGGAAAAGCATAAGTGTTCTCTTTGGAGGGAGGTCATATACTCCTCTTGCACAGAGAACCACTGAAACATGGAACAGTGTAGTCGACTGTTTGCCATCTGTGTTTCTCATTGATTTTGAGTTTGGATGCTGTACATCATACATGCTTCCAGAGCTTCAAGATGGACTTTCTTTCCACGTTTCAATTGCCAAAGATGATACAATCTACATCTTGGGAGGCCACTCACTTCAAAATAACACCAGGCCCACCAACTTGTACAAGCTAAAAATTGATCTGCCCCTGGGCAGCCCGGCTGTGACCTGCACCGTCCTGTCAGGGGGGATATCAGTGTCAAGTGCTATAGTGACCCAGATCAGTGACACTGAATTTGTCCTTGTTGGTGGCTACCTCTCAGACAACCAGAAACGACTGGCATGTAACACCATAGTTCTGGAGGATAATAAGATAGAGATTGTTGAAAATGTGGGCCCAGAGTGGACACCAGATATTAAACACTGCAGAATGTGGTTTGGCTGTGATATGGGTGAAGGGTCTGTTTTGCTGGGCATTCCAGGGGCCAACAAACAAATAATCCCAGATGCAAACTACTTCTACATTTTGAGATGCAAAGGAGCAGAAGAGGACAAGGAAGAAGAAGTGATGACACAAACTTGCAGTCAGACATCAAGTGAAGACCCTGGAGACTCCACTCCATTTGAAGATTCGGAGGAGTTTTGTTTTAGTGCTGAAGCCAATAGCTTTGATGCTGACGATGCTGATACTTACAATGAAGATGACGAAGAAGATGAGTCAGAAACAGGCTACTGGATCACCTGTTGTGCCAGTTGCAATATTGACATCAACACCTGGGTCCCTTTCTATTCAACAGAGCTCAACAAGCCTGCAATGATCCTGTGCTCCAGTGGGGCTGGCCACTGGGTCCACGCACAGTGTATGGATCTCTCAGAGACCATGCTTCTACGTCTCTCAGAAGCAAATGTCAAGTATTTCTGCAACAAGCACATTGACCTTAATAAAGGGCTACAAACTCCCCAAAAGGTGGCGTGCCTGAAAAAGCCACCCATGAAACCATTGCGCAAAAAGAAACCCGTGAAGTTATCAACATCAGCGAAAAAGTCCTTCCTTCGGAGACTCTTTGAATAG